The genome window CGGGCACCAGCTCGGTACTCGTCCTGCGGCGGGTTGCCCTGCGGGCGGAGCGGTCGGAGACCAGACCGGCGATGGCGCGGTGGGTCTCGTCGTAGTCCTCACGCCGTCCGGTGTAGCGCTGGAGCGGGCGCCACTGCTTGTACTCGGCATTGGTGTGCTCCACACAGATCCGAGCCGAGGACTGCCGGCGTCGCTGTTCGCGCCAGGCCCGCCTCTCGCCGTCACACACATCGTCCTTCGGCTTCCTCGGCGGAGCACTGACCTGGTGTGGGAATTCGTTGGCCAAGCCGCGGTAGCCCTCGTCCACCTCGACTTTCACATTTGGGCGGAGGCGGAATTGCTCGGCGATGCCCTCGGTGCGCACGGCGGTCTGGTCGTGCACGCGGCCGGGCCGCGTCACGCCGGAGAACAGGGTACGGCCTTGGTGATCGCTGAACGTAGTCGTCTTGATGGTGTTCTGCTTCTTCTTGCCGGAGACGAACGCCTTACGTCCGGCGCGCCCGGCCTTGGGACGTCTGACCTGGACTTCCGTGCCATCGATGCGGAGGTCGACGCCTTCGGCTTCGGCGTAGGCGAAGACATCCTCCAAGGTCCGCAGGCGCAGGCCGGGCCGGTCGGGGACGGCGAAGCCACGGGCCGCGAGCAGCGGCCGGACCTCGCGGATCGCAGTGGAGATGGTGGAGCGATCGACATCGAACAGCTCGGCCAGGGCGGCATGCGGAAGCCCGAGCCGCAGGTGGACGAGGGTGGCCAGCAGCCGGTCGGGGAAGACCAGCTTCTGCTTACGGCCCGCCCCAGCCGCCCGGCTCCGGGCACCCCCGCGCCGCTCGTGCAACGCGGACTCGCGGACCGTCGTCCACCTGGGCGCGAGGTCTTGGAGCAAATCGCCGAAATGTGCGCGGGAGACCCCGGACAGGGCAGGATGGGAGCAGGCTGTACGGGCCCAGGTCAGCTTCACAACTCACCTAACCCGTACGGCCCTTCCTCTGTCACGGCCTGATCTGACCCGCTCGCATTCGCCCGCGACGCTCGCGCGGATTCACACCGGGCGACGTGACGGCTGCCCTCCAGGGCACCATGCGAGGATCGAACGATGAGGAATCCCCGCCGTGAGTTGCTGCGCTGGCAGTTCGACATGACCTGGTCACTGTTCGAGTACCACCTGGAGCGGCTCGCACCCGAGGCCTTTCTGTGGGAGCCCACTGACCTGACCTGGACAGTGCGCCCGGACGCCGCCGGGAACTGGTTGCCGGACTGGGCCAACACCGAGCCCGACCCCGTTCCTGTTCCCACCATCGGCTGGGTGAGCTGGCACATCGGCTGGTGGTGGAGCACTGCCATCGATCACGCGCAGGGACGTACGCCCCGGGAGCGTACCGACATCACCTGGCCCGGCAACGGACCGGCGACCGTCGCCTGGCTACAGGATCTGCGTACCCAGTGGCTAGCGGTCCTCGACAAGCTCACCGACGCCGATCTGGACGCCGCCTCCACGCTGCCGTGGCAGACTCCTCCGGACAACACCATCGGACACATGATCGCCTGGCTGAACGCCGAGCTGATGAAGAACGTCGCTGAGATCGGGCAGCTGCAGCTGATCTGGGCGGCCTCGAAGTCGCGACCCAAGAAGCAATAGGGCTCAGCAGAAGGAACGTCGTCCAGCACGGCAGCCGCGACGTCGAGCCCTATTGCTCCCCAGGTCGTTAGGGCCCGTAAAGAATCAAGGTGTGGGTTTTGCCTGTGGTGTGAGGGTGGCGCCGTGTGCGGTGGCGTAGACGAGGAGGCCGGTGAGGGTGCTCAGGTGTGCCGCTGCGGTGCCGGGGGTGTGCCCGTACTGGTCCATCAGCTGTCTGATCTCGCCGGTGGCATCGCGGATGGTGTCCTTGC of Streptomyces sp. NBC_01363 contains these proteins:
- a CDS encoding transposase gives rise to the protein MLQDLAPRWTTVRESALHERRGGARSRAAGAGRKQKLVFPDRLLATLVHLRLGLPHAALAELFDVDRSTISTAIREVRPLLAARGFAVPDRPGLRLRTLEDVFAYAEAEGVDLRIDGTEVQVRRPKAGRAGRKAFVSGKKKQNTIKTTTFSDHQGRTLFSGVTRPGRVHDQTAVRTEGIAEQFRLRPNVKVEVDEGYRGLANEFPHQVSAPPRKPKDDVCDGERRAWREQRRRQSSARICVEHTNAEYKQWRPLQRYTGRREDYDETHRAIAGLVSDRSARRATRRRTSTELVPVRTTTC
- a CDS encoding DinB family protein yields the protein MRNPRRELLRWQFDMTWSLFEYHLERLAPEAFLWEPTDLTWTVRPDAAGNWLPDWANTEPDPVPVPTIGWVSWHIGWWWSTAIDHAQGRTPRERTDITWPGNGPATVAWLQDLRTQWLAVLDKLTDADLDAASTLPWQTPPDNTIGHMIAWLNAELMKNVAEIGQLQLIWAASKSRPKKQ